A genomic stretch from Flavobacterium sp. KS-LB2 includes:
- a CDS encoding Glu/Leu/Phe/Val family dehydrogenase — MNAAFTTGKELQKMDPVFGQLSFDDHEQIVFCNDKDTGLKAIIGIHNSVMGPALGGTRMFNYANEWEALNDVLRLSRGMTYKAAITGLNIGGGKAVIIGDVKTQKTPELMRKFGEFVHSLSGRYITAEDVGMETADMDIVRDVTPYVTGISESRGGSGNPSPVTAYGVYLGMKAAAKQQFGSDVLRGKKVLVQGIGHVGETLVDYLSKEGAVVTISDINEDRLYEVGAKYNAQIFRGDDLYSADVDIYAPCAMGATLNDNTVYKIKAKVIAGAANNQLADENVHGAILQERGILYAPDFLINAGGIINVYAELAHYDKAEIMRKTENIYNTTLEIFDFAIANKMTTHHAALTIAQNRINQRKIENSNK; from the coding sequence ATGAATGCAGCTTTCACAACTGGAAAGGAACTTCAAAAAATGGATCCCGTTTTTGGTCAATTGTCATTTGATGATCACGAACAAATTGTATTTTGCAACGACAAAGATACAGGTTTAAAAGCAATTATTGGTATTCATAATTCGGTTATGGGACCTGCTTTGGGTGGTACAAGAATGTTTAATTACGCAAATGAGTGGGAAGCATTAAATGATGTATTGCGTCTTTCTCGCGGTATGACTTATAAAGCAGCGATAACAGGATTGAATATTGGTGGAGGAAAAGCAGTTATAATTGGGGATGTTAAAACACAAAAAACACCGGAACTGATGCGTAAGTTTGGTGAATTTGTACATTCTTTAAGCGGAAGATATATTACCGCTGAAGATGTAGGAATGGAAACCGCAGATATGGATATCGTTAGAGATGTAACACCTTATGTTACCGGTATTTCTGAATCAAGAGGTGGTTCTGGAAATCCATCACCTGTTACGGCTTACGGAGTATATTTAGGAATGAAAGCGGCTGCAAAACAACAATTTGGTTCTGATGTTTTGAGAGGTAAGAAAGTTTTGGTTCAAGGAATTGGTCATGTTGGTGAAACTCTAGTTGATTATTTATCAAAAGAAGGTGCTGTAGTAACTATTTCTGATATCAATGAAGATAGATTGTACGAGGTAGGAGCAAAGTACAATGCACAAATTTTTAGAGGAGACGATTTATATAGTGCAGATGTTGATATTTATGCGCCTTGTGCGATGGGAGCTACTTTAAATGACAATACAGTTTATAAAATTAAAGCAAAAGTAATTGCTGGTGCTGCCAATAATCAATTAGCGGATGAGAATGTTCATGGTGCAATTCTACAGGAAAGAGGCATTCTTTATGCTCCGGATTTCTTGATTAATGCAGGTGGAATTATCAATGTGTATGCTGAATTAGCGCATTATGACAAAGCAGAAATCATGCGTAAAACTGAAAATATTTATAACACAACATTAGAAATATTTGATTTTGCTATTGCGAATAAAATGACAACACATCATGCTGCTTTGACTATAGCTCAAAATCGCATCAATCAAAGAAAAATAGAGAATAGTAACAAGTAA
- a CDS encoding ABC transporter ATP-binding protein, translating to MKELRYLNKYFVKYKYSFLLGIIFTIIAQIFMLFTPKLISKSFKVIEAFAKDKTVAKSVIHEELISNILLIIATTIIAGFLTFLMRQTLIVMSRHIEFDLKNEVFRQYENLSQNFYKQNRTGDLMNRISEDVSKVRMYVGPAVMYTINTVIRFAIVIVYMYNVSPILTLYTLLPLPILSYAIFKLSSEINVRSTIFQQYLSKVSSFSQEIFSGIRVIKAYSLENQHQNNMVNLANESKSKSLNLAKVQSLFGPLMLALIGISNLVVIYFGGLMYINGSIKSIGTIAEFILYVNMLTWPVASLGWVSSMVQEAEASQKRLNEFLKIEPEIKNKNLNKSVIEGSISFENVSYTYEDTNIKALHNISFTVKKGETLAILGKTGSGKSTILSLISRMYDVTDGKITIDGSEISTVNLFDLRNSIGIVPQDAFLFSDSIKNNIMFGKENATAQEVEAAAKSAVVHDNIMGFNKQYETILGERGITLSGGQKQRVSIARAIIKNPPILLFDDCLSAVDTETEETILNNLYEICKDKTTIIVSHRVSSAKNADRIIIIEKGEIIQQGSHNQLINQEGYYAALYLKQLSEKEML from the coding sequence ATGAAAGAATTACGTTATTTAAATAAATATTTCGTCAAATACAAATACAGCTTCTTACTGGGAATTATTTTTACCATTATCGCACAAATATTTATGCTTTTCACACCCAAGTTGATTAGCAAATCATTCAAGGTCATTGAGGCTTTCGCCAAAGATAAAACAGTAGCCAAATCAGTTATTCACGAAGAATTAATTTCGAATATCCTATTGATTATTGCTACTACAATTATTGCAGGGTTTCTTACTTTCTTAATGAGACAAACTTTAATTGTGATGTCACGCCACATCGAATTTGATTTAAAAAACGAAGTATTCCGCCAATATGAAAATCTTTCGCAGAACTTCTACAAACAAAATCGTACCGGAGACTTAATGAATCGCATCAGCGAGGATGTTTCAAAAGTAAGAATGTACGTTGGACCTGCCGTAATGTATACCATAAATACCGTCATACGTTTTGCAATAGTCATTGTCTATATGTATAATGTATCGCCAATCCTGACTTTATACACATTGCTTCCTTTACCTATTTTATCATACGCGATTTTCAAACTGAGTTCCGAAATCAATGTTAGAAGTACTATTTTTCAACAATATTTATCTAAAGTTTCCAGTTTTTCACAAGAAATATTTTCAGGAATCCGAGTGATAAAAGCCTATTCCTTAGAAAACCAACATCAAAATAACATGGTGAATTTAGCCAATGAAAGCAAAAGTAAGAGCTTGAATTTGGCCAAAGTACAATCCTTATTTGGACCGTTAATGTTGGCGTTGATAGGAATCAGTAACTTAGTCGTAATTTATTTTGGTGGTTTAATGTACATCAACGGCTCTATAAAAAGCATTGGAACCATTGCAGAATTTATTTTATACGTGAATATGCTGACTTGGCCTGTAGCTTCTCTAGGATGGGTTTCTTCTATGGTTCAAGAGGCTGAAGCTTCGCAAAAACGATTGAATGAATTCCTTAAAATCGAACCGGAGATAAAAAATAAAAATCTGAATAAATCAGTGATTGAAGGTTCAATTTCTTTCGAAAATGTAAGCTACACTTACGAAGACACGAATATCAAAGCGTTACATAACATCTCTTTTACCGTAAAAAAAGGAGAAACTTTAGCCATTCTAGGAAAAACAGGATCTGGAAAATCTACTATTTTATCCTTAATTTCCAGAATGTATGATGTAACTGATGGAAAAATAACCATTGACGGAAGCGAAATAAGCACTGTCAATCTTTTTGATTTGCGAAACAGCATTGGTATCGTTCCGCAAGATGCGTTCTTATTTTCCGATAGTATCAAGAATAATATCATGTTTGGCAAAGAAAATGCAACCGCACAAGAAGTAGAAGCAGCTGCTAAAAGTGCTGTTGTTCATGATAACATCATGGGTTTCAATAAACAATACGAAACGATTTTGGGAGAAAGAGGAATCACTCTTTCTGGAGGTCAAAAACAACGCGTTTCTATCGCCAGAGCCATTATTAAGAATCCACCTATTTTACTATTTGACGATTGCTTGTCTGCAGTAGATACCGAAACCGAAGAAACTATACTTAACAACTTGTATGAAATTTGTAAAGACAAAACAACAATTATTGTTAGTCATCGGGTCTCTTCTGCTAAAAATGCAGATAGAATTATTATCATAGAAAAGGGTGAAATTATACAACAAGGTTCTCATAATCAATTGATAAATCAAGAAGGGTATTACGCCGCTCTTTATTTGAAACAACTTTCAGAAAAAGAAATGCTATAA
- a CDS encoding PUR family DNA/RNA-binding protein, whose product MREHDMLEKEEIFSKVLRAGRRTYFFDVRATKADDYYITITESKKFTEEDGSFHFKKHKIYLYKEDFAAFAEILGEMTSYVLNHKGEEVISERHQKDFKKEYVSEKSDDDIIPQTSTFTDIDFDDI is encoded by the coding sequence ATGAGAGAACATGACATGTTAGAAAAAGAAGAGATTTTTTCGAAAGTTTTAAGAGCTGGAAGAAGAACCTATTTCTTTGATGTGAGAGCGACAAAAGCAGATGATTATTACATTACCATTACCGAAAGCAAAAAATTCACTGAAGAAGATGGATCATTCCATTTCAAGAAACATAAAATCTATTTATACAAAGAAGATTTTGCCGCTTTTGCAGAAATTCTTGGAGAAATGACTTCTTACGTTTTGAACCACAAAGGCGAAGAAGTAATCTCAGAAAGACACCAAAAAGATTTTAAAAAAGAATATGTATCTGAGAAATCAGACGATGATATTATACCGCAAACATCAACTTTTACTGATATTGATTTTGATGATATTTAA
- a CDS encoding alpha/beta hydrolase, producing the protein MKNVSLFVMLFFFGLTISAQKLEYTTQTNLPYYTESINKSDTYIKERCVLDVYYPKNSPGFATVIWFHGGGLTGGNKELPEGLKNQGIAVISVNYRLGPKVSSPKYIEDAAAAVAWVFKNITGFGGDESLIFVSGHSAGGYLASMVGLDKKWLNTQGIDANKIAGLIPLSGQAITHFLVRKERGIADTQPVIDDLAPLFHVRADAPPLLLITGDRELEMLGRYEENAYLMRMMKIAGHQNTKLYELDGFGHNMTEPAFPLLLNEVRRITKEKKH; encoded by the coding sequence ATGAAAAACGTTTCTCTTTTTGTAATGCTATTCTTTTTCGGACTTACTATATCAGCTCAAAAACTAGAATATACAACACAAACCAATCTTCCTTATTACACAGAATCCATCAATAAATCAGATACATATATAAAAGAACGATGTGTACTAGATGTCTATTACCCAAAAAATAGTCCAGGATTTGCAACCGTGATTTGGTTTCATGGCGGTGGATTAACTGGTGGAAACAAAGAACTTCCTGAAGGACTAAAAAACCAAGGAATAGCAGTTATTTCAGTCAATTATCGTTTAGGGCCAAAAGTAAGTTCCCCAAAATATATTGAGGATGCAGCAGCTGCTGTAGCTTGGGTTTTTAAAAATATCACTGGATTTGGTGGAGACGAATCTTTGATTTTTGTATCCGGTCATTCTGCAGGTGGATATCTGGCAAGCATGGTAGGTTTAGATAAAAAATGGCTGAACACTCAAGGAATCGATGCCAATAAAATAGCGGGGCTTATTCCTCTTAGCGGACAGGCAATTACTCATTTTTTAGTTCGAAAAGAACGCGGTATTGCAGACACACAGCCGGTAATAGATGATTTAGCACCACTTTTTCACGTTCGTGCAGATGCTCCTCCTCTATTACTAATAACCGGAGATCGTGAATTAGAAATGTTAGGTCGTTACGAAGAAAACGCTTATTTAATGCGCATGATGAAGATTGCTGGGCACCAAAACACGAAACTATATGAATTAGATGGATTTGGTCACAACATGACAGAACCCGCTTTTCCTTTATTGCTCAATGAAGTCCGCAGAATTACTAAGGAAAAGAAACACTAA
- a CDS encoding sulfurtransferase produces the protein MTEPIVSVAWLQANLKNPNVIILDASLKENQSNLKTGLENIQIKGARFFDIKNTFSDTVNPLPNTLQSPKQFETEAKKLGINKNSTIVVYDNLGIYSSPRAWWLFKIMGHQNVAVLDGGLPEWVKEGYPVEEIPKNPIYTLGDFEAKFIPELVKSKEQILENIQTKDAILIDARAENRFKGIGDEPRPGLRSGHIPGSINIPYTQLLQNGKFLSKEELATILKINDKPLIFTCGSGVTACIDLIAYELIGKNSKSIYDGSWTEWGQLENLPIEK, from the coding sequence ATGACAGAACCAATCGTAAGTGTCGCATGGCTTCAAGCTAATCTTAAAAATCCAAACGTAATAATCCTCGATGCCAGTTTAAAAGAGAATCAATCCAATTTAAAAACTGGCTTAGAAAATATCCAAATTAAAGGTGCCCGATTTTTTGACATAAAGAACACCTTCAGTGATACCGTTAATCCATTACCCAATACACTTCAGAGTCCCAAACAGTTTGAAACAGAAGCTAAAAAACTAGGAATCAATAAGAACAGTACAATAGTAGTCTATGACAACTTGGGTATTTATTCGAGTCCAAGAGCTTGGTGGCTGTTTAAAATAATGGGACATCAAAATGTTGCTGTTTTAGATGGCGGGTTACCCGAATGGGTAAAAGAAGGTTATCCTGTTGAAGAAATACCGAAAAATCCAATCTATACCCTTGGAGATTTTGAAGCTAAATTTATCCCAGAATTAGTGAAAAGTAAAGAACAAATTCTAGAAAACATACAAACCAAAGATGCTATTTTGATTGATGCCCGTGCAGAAAACCGATTCAAAGGAATTGGTGATGAGCCCAGACCTGGATTACGAAGCGGTCATATTCCCGGTTCTATAAATATTCCGTATACACAACTTTTGCAAAACGGAAAATTTTTATCAAAAGAAGAATTAGCTACAATCTTAAAAATTAACGACAAACCTCTAATATTCACTTGCGGTTCCGGAGTTACAGCCTGTATTGATTTAATAGCCTACGAATTGATTGGTAAAAATTCGAAATCAATCTATGATGGTTCTTGGACAGAATGGGGACAACTGGAGAATCTTCCAATAGAGAAATAG
- a CDS encoding RBBP9/YdeN family alpha/beta hydrolase, whose translation MEPKLLILTGLGDSGENHWQSYWLRKFDNSTKLIQDNWEEPQLNNWLTNLNETIQKLDIPTVLVAHSLAVSMVVHWASANSNQNIIGALLVAPADVDSAEHTPEVTWNFSPIPKLKLNFPSIVISSENDPYISIERADYLAQKWGSDFINVGQKGHINSESNLGYWEEGQLILQQLLNKTNV comes from the coding sequence ATGGAACCAAAATTATTAATTCTAACAGGACTTGGAGATTCAGGAGAGAATCATTGGCAAAGTTATTGGCTGCGAAAATTTGACAACTCAACTAAGCTTATTCAGGATAATTGGGAAGAACCTCAACTTAATAACTGGCTTACTAATCTCAATGAAACAATCCAAAAATTAGACATTCCAACTGTTTTAGTAGCGCATAGTCTAGCGGTTTCAATGGTTGTGCATTGGGCTTCCGCCAATAGTAATCAGAATATCATAGGTGCTTTGCTCGTTGCTCCTGCCGATGTTGATTCAGCTGAACATACACCTGAGGTAACTTGGAACTTTTCTCCTATACCAAAATTAAAACTTAATTTCCCTTCGATAGTCATCAGCAGCGAAAACGACCCTTATATTTCAATCGAAAGAGCCGATTATTTAGCTCAAAAATGGGGCAGTGATTTTATCAACGTAGGTCAAAAAGGACATATTAATTCAGAATCAAATTTGGGATATTGGGAAGAAGGGCAGTTGATTTTGCAACAATTACTAAATAAAACCAACGTCTAA
- a CDS encoding tRNA-binding protein encodes MELTWNEFEKVEMRVGTILEVNDFPEARKPAYQLTIDFGFEIGIRKTSAQITKRYQKEDLLNRQIVAVVNFPKKQIGKFMSECLVLGAVGDEGDVILLAPDFKIENGLQIG; translated from the coding sequence ATGGAACTCACTTGGAATGAATTTGAAAAAGTAGAAATGCGCGTAGGAACTATTCTGGAAGTTAATGATTTTCCTGAAGCTAGAAAACCAGCCTATCAATTGACGATTGATTTTGGTTTTGAAATTGGAATTCGAAAAACATCTGCACAAATAACGAAACGGTACCAAAAAGAAGATTTACTCAACCGACAGATTGTTGCCGTAGTCAATTTTCCTAAAAAACAAATCGGAAAATTCATGAGCGAGTGTTTGGTATTGGGTGCTGTAGGAGATGAAGGGGATGTGATTTTACTGGCACCCGATTTTAAAATAGAAAACGGATTGCAAATTGGGTAA
- a CDS encoding FMN-binding glutamate synthase family protein: MFLKKLAAHQIIWASTLSFLVISSVLIYFDYLDYLFFVIPLLLVYLLISDTFQSKHTVKKNYPIVGRFRYFLESFRPEMRQYFFEGELDGKPFNRRQRTIVYQRAKNVKQTISFGMQDDPNRIGYEWAAHSIYPKRADKQFFRTTVGNSQCLQPYSASIYNISAMSYGALSKTAISSLNKGAQKGGFAHNTGEGGISDFHLEGGDLIWQIGTGYFGCRKNDGTFSEELFTEKANFPQVKMIELKLSQGAKPGHGGLLPGEKNTTEIAKIRNIQPHIAVHSPAGHTAFSNSAELLLFLKKLRHLSNGKPVGFKICIGRQDEFIDIIKAMKETGIVPDFITIDGAEGGTGAAPLEFIDYMGMALSDALIFVTKTLQQFELRDQIKIMASGKIITGFDIAKAISLGADACYSARGMMFALGCIQALQCDSGKCPVGIATQDKALYKGLDITEKSVRVAHFHNNTLKAFAEFIGACGFDSPKAITPDVFYRRIDHKTNESFTSLFFNDFENKAKTEKITLN, encoded by the coding sequence ATGTTTTTAAAAAAATTAGCAGCGCACCAAATTATTTGGGCGTCTACCCTTTCGTTTTTAGTAATCAGTAGCGTATTAATTTATTTTGATTATCTTGATTATTTATTTTTCGTTATTCCACTTTTATTAGTTTATTTATTGATTTCGGATACTTTTCAATCCAAACACACAGTTAAAAAAAACTACCCAATTGTGGGTCGTTTCAGGTATTTCCTAGAATCTTTTCGTCCTGAAATGCGTCAATATTTTTTTGAAGGCGAATTAGACGGAAAACCATTTAATCGCAGACAACGCACAATCGTTTATCAAAGAGCCAAAAATGTAAAGCAAACTATTTCTTTTGGAATGCAGGATGATCCAAACAGAATTGGGTACGAATGGGCAGCACATTCCATTTATCCAAAAAGAGCCGATAAACAATTTTTCAGAACTACAGTTGGGAACAGCCAGTGTTTGCAACCGTATAGCGCCAGTATTTATAACATTAGCGCCATGAGTTATGGCGCATTGAGCAAAACTGCTATTTCTTCTTTGAATAAAGGAGCTCAAAAAGGCGGATTTGCACATAACACCGGCGAAGGAGGAATCAGTGATTTTCATTTAGAAGGCGGTGATTTAATTTGGCAAATTGGAACAGGATATTTTGGATGCAGAAAAAACGATGGCACTTTTTCGGAGGAATTATTTACAGAGAAAGCCAACTTTCCGCAAGTAAAAATGATTGAGTTAAAACTCTCTCAAGGAGCTAAACCTGGACACGGAGGATTATTACCCGGCGAAAAAAACACCACTGAAATTGCTAAAATTAGAAATATCCAGCCTCACATTGCAGTACATTCTCCTGCGGGACACACTGCTTTTTCAAACAGTGCGGAATTATTACTTTTTCTAAAGAAATTAAGACACTTATCTAATGGAAAGCCTGTCGGATTCAAAATTTGCATAGGTCGCCAAGATGAATTTATCGACATCATTAAAGCCATGAAAGAAACAGGAATTGTACCTGATTTTATTACCATTGACGGAGCAGAAGGAGGAACTGGAGCAGCGCCTTTAGAATTTATTGATTATATGGGAATGGCACTTTCGGATGCTTTGATATTTGTTACCAAAACTTTGCAACAATTTGAACTCAGGGATCAAATTAAAATCATGGCTTCTGGAAAAATTATTACTGGTTTTGATATTGCCAAAGCAATATCACTTGGTGCTGATGCATGTTACAGCGCAAGAGGAATGATGTTCGCATTGGGTTGTATTCAAGCTTTGCAATGCGATAGTGGCAAATGTCCAGTAGGTATTGCAACCCAGGATAAAGCTTTATACAAAGGATTAGATATTACTGAAAAAAGTGTGCGTGTTGCCCATTTTCATAACAATACACTTAAAGCGTTTGCCGAATTCATTGGAGCTTGTGGATTTGATTCTCCAAAAGCGATTACTCCAGATGTTTTTTACCGCAGAATTGACCATAAAACCAATGAAAGTTTTACTTCCCTATTTTTTAACGATTTTGAAAATAAAGCTAAAACCGAAAAAATAACCTTAAATTAA
- a CDS encoding GreA/GreB family elongation factor, translated as MKPTPILTITDYNILRELVKNAKDSTNIREIALLTQELDRAIVNKGSVLDESIIRMNSHATVEDTKTKQRMNIQIVMPSQSNIKEGKVSVLAPLCVAIIGFKENDEVEWQLPAGIKNLKIIAVTNTSND; from the coding sequence ATGAAACCAACACCAATTTTAACAATTACCGATTATAACATTCTTCGAGAATTGGTAAAAAATGCAAAAGACAGTACAAATATTAGAGAGATCGCTTTGCTTACACAAGAATTAGATCGAGCAATCGTCAACAAAGGAAGTGTTCTTGACGAGTCTATTATCCGAATGAATTCTCATGCAACAGTCGAAGACACCAAGACAAAACAGCGAATGAATATTCAAATTGTAATGCCTTCACAATCCAACATTAAAGAAGGAAAAGTTTCTGTTTTGGCTCCTTTATGCGTCGCTATAATAGGCTTTAAAGAAAATGACGAAGTAGAATGGCAATTACCAGCCGGCATTAAAAATTTAAAAATAATTGCCGTAACTAATACTTCAAACGACTAG
- a CDS encoding peptidylprolyl isomerase: MENGIYAKFNTTKGAILVKLTHDLTPGTVGNFVGLAEGNLENKVKPQGVKFYDGLKFHRVIPDFMIQGGCPLGTGTGDPGYKFDDEFHPSLKHNRPGVLAMANSGPGTNGSQFYITHIPTDWLDNKHTVFGHVVEGQDIVDSVEQGDVLESLEIIREGEEAKNWNAIEAFITFKGARNKRDAALRADAEAAMEKLAAGFEKTESGLRYQFIQKGEGKKAENGKIVSVHYTGQLPDGKVFDSSYPRKKPIEFPLGRGNVIEGWDEGIALLRVGDKARFVIPAHLGYGARGAGGAIPPNATLIFDVELMDVK, from the coding sequence ATGGAAAACGGAATATATGCTAAATTCAACACTACCAAAGGTGCGATTTTAGTAAAACTAACACACGATTTGACTCCTGGAACAGTGGGGAACTTCGTAGGATTGGCAGAAGGAAACTTAGAAAATAAAGTAAAACCGCAAGGGGTTAAGTTTTATGATGGATTAAAATTCCACAGAGTGATTCCTGATTTCATGATTCAAGGTGGTTGTCCACTAGGAACTGGAACTGGAGATCCAGGGTACAAATTTGATGATGAATTTCACCCAAGTTTAAAACACAACCGTCCTGGAGTTTTAGCAATGGCTAACTCTGGACCTGGAACAAACGGTTCTCAGTTCTACATTACACACATTCCAACGGATTGGCTAGATAACAAACATACAGTTTTTGGTCATGTTGTAGAAGGTCAAGATATTGTAGATTCTGTAGAACAAGGTGATGTTCTAGAGTCTTTAGAAATTATCAGAGAAGGTGAAGAAGCTAAAAATTGGAATGCAATTGAGGCTTTTATCACTTTCAAAGGAGCGCGTAACAAGCGTGATGCAGCTTTAAGAGCAGATGCTGAAGCGGCAATGGAAAAATTAGCTGCTGGTTTTGAAAAAACAGAAAGTGGTTTGCGTTACCAATTCATCCAAAAAGGAGAAGGTAAAAAAGCAGAGAATGGAAAAATTGTTTCAGTACATTACACTGGACAACTTCCTGACGGAAAAGTTTTTGATAGTTCTTACCCTCGTAAAAAACCAATTGAATTTCCATTAGGAAGAGGAAACGTTATCGAAGGATGGGATGAAGGAATTGCCTTGTTGCGTGTAGGTGACAAAGCACGTTTCGTAATTCCGGCTCATTTAGGATATGGAGCGCGCGGTGCAGGAGGAGCAATTCCACCAAACGCTACTTTGATTTTTGACGTTGAATTAATGGATGTTAAATAA